One Streptomyces coeruleorubidus DNA segment encodes these proteins:
- the folC gene encoding bifunctional tetrahydrofolate synthase/dihydrofolate synthase, which produces MSELPPDHDDDQPDPLDSFDEIIAEETTRDPDLAVIEAGSRTLRTQGGPPEADIPTRPADPEVDKALREVEAELATRWGETKLEPSVSRIAALMDVLGEPQRSYPSIHITGTNGKTSTARMIEALLGAFELRTGRYTSPHVQSITERISLDGAPISAERFIETYQDIKPYVEMVDGQQEYRLSFFEVLTGMAYAAFADAPADVAVVEVGMGGSWDATNVIDGDVAVVTPIDLDHTDRLGTTHAEIAAEKAGIVKQGATVILAQQPVDAAQVLLKKAVEVDATVAREGLEFGVVDRQVAVGGQLLTLRGLGGEYTEVYLPLHGAHQAHNAAVALAAVEAFFGVGAQRAEQLDLDTVRKAFAAVASPGRLEVVRRSPTVVLDAAHNPAGARAAAEAIGEAFQFSRLIGVVGASGDKNVRGLLEAFEPVFAEVVVTQNSSHRAMDADELAGIAVEVFGEERVQVEPRLPDALEAAITLAEEEDEFAGGGVLVTGSVITVGEARLLLGRG; this is translated from the coding sequence GTGAGCGAGCTCCCTCCAGACCACGACGACGACCAGCCCGACCCCCTCGACAGCTTCGACGAGATCATCGCGGAGGAGACCACCCGCGACCCCGACCTCGCGGTCATCGAAGCCGGCAGCCGAACCCTGCGCACCCAGGGCGGCCCCCCGGAGGCCGACATCCCGACCCGGCCCGCCGACCCCGAGGTCGACAAGGCCCTGCGCGAGGTCGAGGCGGAGCTCGCCACGCGCTGGGGCGAGACCAAGCTGGAGCCCTCCGTCAGCCGGATCGCCGCGCTGATGGACGTGCTGGGGGAGCCGCAGCGGTCGTACCCGTCGATCCACATCACGGGGACGAACGGCAAGACCTCCACGGCCCGCATGATCGAGGCCCTGCTCGGCGCCTTCGAGCTGCGGACCGGCCGCTACACCTCGCCGCACGTGCAGTCGATCACCGAGCGCATCAGCCTGGACGGCGCCCCCATCTCCGCCGAGCGGTTCATCGAGACGTACCAGGACATCAAGCCGTACGTGGAGATGGTCGACGGCCAGCAGGAGTACCGCCTGTCGTTCTTCGAGGTGCTCACCGGCATGGCGTACGCGGCGTTCGCCGACGCGCCCGCCGATGTCGCCGTCGTCGAGGTCGGCATGGGCGGCTCCTGGGACGCCACGAACGTGATCGACGGTGACGTCGCCGTCGTCACGCCCATAGACCTCGACCACACCGACCGGCTCGGCACCACGCACGCGGAGATCGCCGCCGAGAAGGCCGGCATCGTCAAGCAGGGCGCGACGGTCATCCTGGCGCAGCAGCCGGTCGACGCGGCGCAGGTGCTGCTGAAGAAGGCCGTCGAGGTGGACGCGACCGTGGCCCGGGAGGGGCTGGAGTTCGGTGTCGTGGACCGGCAGGTGGCCGTCGGCGGGCAGTTGCTGACACTGCGCGGGCTCGGCGGCGAGTACACCGAGGTGTACCTGCCGCTGCACGGCGCGCACCAGGCGCACAACGCGGCCGTCGCGCTGGCCGCAGTGGAGGCGTTCTTCGGGGTCGGCGCGCAGCGGGCGGAGCAGCTGGATCTGGACACGGTCCGCAAGGCGTTCGCGGCCGTCGCCTCGCCGGGGCGGCTGGAGGTCGTGCGGCGTTCCCCGACCGTCGTGCTCGACGCGGCCCACAACCCCGCGGGCGCCCGGGCGGCGGCCGAGGCGATCGGTGAGGCCTTCCAGTTCAGCCGGCTCATCGGTGTCGTCGGCGCGAGCGGCGACAAGAACGTGCGGGGGCTGCTGGAGGCCTTCGAGCCGGTGTTCGCCGAAGTCGTGGTCACGCAGAACTCCAGTCACCGCGCGATGGACGCCGACGAGCTGGCCGGCATCGCCGTCGAGGTGTTCGGCGAGGAGCGCGTCCAGGTCGAGCCGCGGCTGCCCGACGCGCTGGAGGCCGCGATCACGCTGGCCGAGGAGGAAGACGAGTTCGCGGGCGGCGGAGTGCTCGTCACCGGTTCCGTCATCACCGTCGGCGAGGCCCGACTGCTCCTGGGGAGGGGCTGA